CGTCGTCATCCTCATCCAGCTCTTCGGTTTCGATGAACAGCTTCGCCCCGCGGAGGGTTTCGGCCTGGTTGCGGGTTTCGATCTGCTCGAAGGCGAGCAGCAGAATGTCTTTATTCCAGCGGGCACTCTCAACAGTCAGCGGCCCGGCTGAGGCCGGCTCCACCACAAACTCGGTGCCCGGGACAAACCGGTCGGCGGGAGCATCAGTGAGCACCTGGACCGTCACTTCCCCGCGGATTCCGTGCGGTTTGCCGATTCGTGCCACCTGAAGCTGCATGTGTTCCTCTGTTCGGTCGTGGGATGAGCCACGGTGTTGGGATGAAAGCACTCCGGCCCCTCCACCTTGACAGGTGGAAGGGCCGGAGCAAAAAAACTGGTACTGCCGAGCGCTTAGCGGCGACGGTCGGTGTCGACGACGTCGACCCTTACCGGTTCGCCGTCTGCCAGTGCCGCAACCACGGTGCGCAATGCACGTGCGGTGCGCCCCTGGCGGCCGATCACCCGTCCCAGGTCATCCTGGTGAACCCGGACCTCGAGGGTGTCCCCGCGCCGGTTGTTCT
The window above is part of the Pseudarthrobacter sp. IC2-21 genome. Proteins encoded here:
- the rimM gene encoding ribosome maturation factor RimM (Essential for efficient processing of 16S rRNA), with protein sequence MQLQVARIGKPHGIRGEVTVQVLTDAPADRFVPGTEFVVEPASAGPLTVESARWNKDILLLAFEQIETRNQAETLRGAKLFIETEELDEDDDEGWYEHELVGLEARVGSQVVGKVAALHTLPVQDLLVIEDADGKEILIPFVEQIVPEVNVAGGYILLTPPDGLFEINSDDTAPGEAEGNA
- a CDS encoding RNA-binding protein yields the protein MLAEALEHLVRGIVDSPEDVKVSSKNNRRGDTLEVRVHQDDLGRVIGRQGRTARALRTVVAALADGEPVRVDVVDTDRRR